The following are encoded in a window of Manihot esculenta cultivar AM560-2 chromosome 8, M.esculenta_v8, whole genome shotgun sequence genomic DNA:
- the LOC110620411 gene encoding uncharacterized protein LOC110620411 has protein sequence MIPPELQARPFRPYIASSASAPAFSSLNNGRAYSPDSNPSPNSHFRSPSSSSSAPSRSRFLPSSFAHNTRIAIALVPCAAFLLDLGGAPVVATLTLGLMVAYILDSLNLKSGAFFGVWFSLIAAQIAFFFSSSLITTFYSVPLGFLAALLCAFANFLIGVWASLQFKWIQLENPTIVLALERLLFACVPFIASAMFTWATISAVGMNNASYYLMAFNCIFYWLFAIPRVSSFKSKQEAKYHGGEVPDDNFILSPLESCFHTLNLLFFPLMFHIASHYSVIFSSAASVCDLFLLFFIPFLFQLYASTRGALWWVTKHAHQMHSIRVVNGAIALVVVVLCLEVRVVFHSFGRYIQVPPPLNYVLVTLTMLGGAAGAGAYALGMISDAFSSVAFTALTVMVSAAGAIVVGFPMLFLPLPSVAGFYLARFFTKKSLASYFAFVALGSLMVIWFVLHNFWDLNIWLAGMSLKSFCKLIVASVILAMAIPGLAVLPSKLHFLVEVGLVSHALLLCHIENRFFNYSGIYFYGLEDDVMYPSYMVIMTTFVGLALARRLSVDHRIGPKAVWILTCLYSSKLAMLFISSKSVVWVSAVLLLAVTPPLLLYKDKSRTVSRMKPWQGCVHAGVVAVSVWFCRETIFEALQWWNGRPPSDGLLLGFCIVLTGLACVPIVVLHFSHVLSAKRCLVLVVATGALFILMQPPIPLAWTYHSDIIKAARQSSDDISIYGFMASKPTWPSWLLITAILLTLAALTSIIPIKYVVELRAFYSIAVGIALGIYISAEYFLQAAVLHALIVVTMVCTCVFVVFTHFPSASSTKLLPWVFALLVALFPVTYLLEGQVRIKSILEDGRVADMVEEDRKLTTLLAVEGARTSLLGLYAAIFMLIALEIKFELASLMREKSLERGGIRHSQSSQSSSASFAPRMRFMQQRRASTVPTFTIKRMAAEGAWMPAVGNVATIMCFAICLILNVNLTGGSNQAIFFLAPILLLLNQDSDFVAGFGDKQRYFPVAVAISAYLVLTALYSIWEDVWHGNTGWGLEIGGPDWFFAVKNLALLILTFPSHILFNRFVWSYTKQTDWTPLITVPLNLPSIIISDVIKIKILGILGIIYTVAQTIISRQQYISGMKYI, from the exons ATGATACCGCCGGAGCTTCAAGCTCGACCGTTTCGACCTTACATAGCATCCTCCGCAAGTGCCCCTGCTTTCTCCTCCCTCAACAATGGCCGCGCTTACTCCCCTGACTCAAATCCTAGCCCTAATAGCCACTTCCGTtccccttcttcttcctcctccgcTCCTTCTAGATCTCGTTTCTTGCCTTCTTCCTTTGCTCACAACACCAGAATTGCCATCGCTCTCGTCCCCTGTGCTGCCTTCCTTCTCGACCTCGGTGGCGCCCCCGTGGTGGCTACCCTAACCCTTGGCCTCATGGTCGCTTACATCCTTGATTCCCTCAACCTCAAATCTGGAGCATTTTTTGGAGTCTGGTTCTCTCTAATCGCAGCTCAGATTGCCTTCTTCTTCAGCTCCTCCCTAATCACCACATTCTATTCTGTCCCTCTCGGCTTCCTCGCTGCTTTACTTTGCGCCTTCGCCAATTTTCTAATCGGGGTATGGGCCTCCCTCCAGTTCAAGTGGATCCAACTGGAAAACCCTACTATCGTTCTCGCTCTCGAGCGCCTTTTGTTCGCCTGCGTCCCTTTCATCGCTTCCGCCATGTTCACCTGGGCCACCATCTCCGCCGTTGGGATGAATAACGCTTCTTACTATCTCATGGCCTTCAATTGCATTTTCTATTGGCTTTTTGCAATTCctcgagtttcttccttcaaatccaaaCAGGAAGCGAAATATCATGGGGGAGAGGTTCCCGATGATAATTTTATCCTCTCTCCTCTCGAGAGTTGTTTTCATACTTTGAACTTGCTATTCTTTCCTTTGATGTTTCATATTGCGTCTCACTATTCCGTAATATTTTCTTCGGCTGCTTCTGTTTGTGATTTGTTTCTTCTGTTCTTCATCCCTTTCTTGTTCCAACTTTATGCGTCTACTAGGGGCGCGCTTTGGTGGGTTACTAAGCATGCGCATCAGATGCATAGTATACGCGTTGTAAATGGTGCTATTGCTTTGGTTGTGGTTGTGCTATGTTTGGAGGTTAGAGTAGTTTTCCATTCATTTGGGCGGTATATTCAGGTTCCTCCGCCACTTAATTATGTCCTTGTGACCCTGACTATGCTTGGAGGGGCTGCTGGAGCTGGTGCTTATGCTCTGGGTATGATTTCTGATGCGTTCAGCTCTGTAGCTTTTACTGCTTTGACTGTAATGGTCAGTGCTGCTGGAGCAATCGTTGTGGGATTTCCCATGTTG TTCCTTCCACTGCCTTCAGTCGCTGGCTTTTATTTAGCTCGCTTTTTCACAAAGAAGAGCTTGGCATCATACTTTGCTTTTGTAGCACTTGGGAGCTTGATGGTCATATGGTTTGTTCTGCATAATTTCTGGGATTTGAATATTTGGTTGGCAGGCATGTCCTTGAAGTCCTTTTGCAAACTCATAGTTGCAAGTGTCATCCTAGCCATGGCTATTCCTGGTTTAGCTGTTCTTCCATCAAAACTTCATTTCTTGGTTGAGGTTGGTTTGGTCAGCCATGCATTGCTGTTATGCCATATTGAGAATCGTTTTTTTAATTACTCGGGCATATACTTCTATGGATTGGAGGACGATGTGATGTACCCAAGCTATATGGTAATTATGACAACTTTTGTGGGTTTGGCTTTAGCGAGAAGACTATCTGTGGATCATCGGATTGGACCCAAAGCAGTTTGGATTTTGACATGCCTTTATTCTTCGAAGTTGGCCATGCTGTTTATTTCGTCAAAATCTGTTGTATGGGTTTCAGCTGTGCTATTACTGGCCGTTACTCCCCCATTACTGCTTTACAA GGATAAGTCACGAACAGTGTCAAGGATGAAACCATGGCAAGGTTGTGTACATGCTGGTGTGGTTGCTGTGTCAGTTTGGTTTTGCCGCGAAACTATTTTTGAAGCTCTCCAATGGTGGAATGGAAGGCCTCCCTCAGATGGTTTACTTTTGGGCTTTTGTATTGTCTTGACTGGATTGGCTTGTGTGCCAATTGTTGTTCTGCACTTCTCTCATGTCCTG TCTGCAAAGAGATGCCTAGTGCTAGTGGTGGCAACAGgtgcattatttattttaatgcaGCCACCAATACCATTAGCGTGGACTTATCATTCTGACATAATCAAAGCAGCTCGTCAGTCATCTGATGACATCTCCATCTATGGCTTCATGGCATCAAAACCTACTTGGCCATCTTGGCTGCTTATCACAgcaattctactcaccttagcaGCTCTGACATCTATCATACCCATAAAGTATGTGGTAGAGCTAAGAGCATTTTACTCCATCGCAGTTGGAATTGCTCTTGGAATATATATATCAGCCGAGTACTTCCTGCAAGCTGCTGTTCTGCATGCCCTCATTGTTGTAACCATGGTCTGCACCTGTGTGTTTGTTGTATTCACCCATTTTCCATCTGCTTCAAGCACAAAGCTGCTCCCATGGGTATTTGCTTTACTTGTAGCTCTCTTTCCTGTGACATACCTGTTGGAAGGTCAGGTTAGAATCAAAAGCATCCTTGAAGATGGTCGAGTTGCAGACATGGTAGAAGAAGATAGGAAGCTTACAACTCTACTGGCGGTTGAGGGGGCAAGGACCTCTCTTCTTGGTTTATATGCAGCAATCTTTATGCTTATAGCACTGGAGATTAAGTTTGAACTTGCCTCACTTATGCGGGAAAAGTCTCTTGAAAGGGGTGGAATTAGACATAGCCAATCCAGTCAAAGCAGTTCTGCTAGTTTTGCTCCACGAATGAGGTTCATGCAGCAACGCAGGGCTTCAACTGTGCCAACCTTCACAATCAAGAGAATGGCAGCAGAGGGTGCCTGGATGCCTGCAGTTGGTAACGTTGCTACAATAATGTGCTTTGCTATATGCCTGATCCTGAATGTCAATCTGACTGGAGGATCAAATCAAGCAATATTCTTTCTTGCTCCAATTTTGCTGCTTCTGAACCAGGACTCTGATTTTGTGGCTGGTTTTGGGGACAAACAGAGGTACTTCCCTGTTGCAGTGGCTATATCAGCCTATTTGGTATTGACGGCCCTATACAGCATTTGGGAAGATGTGTGGCATGGGAATACTGGGTGGGGCCTGGAGATTGGGGGTCCTGATTGGTTCTTTGCAGTAAAGAATCTAGCTCTTCTCATTCTAACGTTCCCTAGTCATATCCTGTTCAACAGGTTCGTGTGGAGTTATACAAAGCAGACAGACTGGACGCCACTGATAACGGTGCCCCTTAATCTCCCATCCATCATAATATCAGATGTGATTAAGATTAAGATATTGGGGATATTAGGAATTATTTATACGGTAGCCCAGACTATAATCTCTAGACAGCAATATATCTCGGGAATGAAGTATATTTAG